Proteins from a single region of Phyllopteryx taeniolatus isolate TA_2022b chromosome 10, UOR_Ptae_1.2, whole genome shotgun sequence:
- the LOC133484687 gene encoding homeodomain-interacting protein kinase 2-like — protein MHWKCCIDTLQKVKMLQNAKRHLVLWKRVFSDMGHICLEFEYLDKSLYDLMRERQFKHLQVKDIRPMVHQLASALDHLKCAHMIHANISLKNIMLIDHQQQPYRIKLGLAQGASVTKENANVHSHPYRSPEILLGAPYTEATDMWSVGCVAAFLYLGTHMYPGRKEYETIKCIMETQGPFPEDILVSGEKTCDFFHGDKKTITWRLKTPEHYQQVTGFAARDTRKIKLTSLNHLQQLRPWFFDAKHPADKDVYTDDKQMFVDMLKGMLRLNASQRLTPRHVLAHQFVTMSHLKPHHDVSLYAKSCYELMSHCEKEAAHISKRKSSTLQRTSSKISQKKRNSTTRAHKKSHDATYNPSKRLKTASEDYRTNRHHRNNQAKQPAGERSLSLTSNPSRLRSKDAKYIKLKTRFAARFMEEQSAMDENQTFQSAPARSHHNPGPGTKAWILGKDPPKSVL, from the exons ATTGACACGTTGCAGAAAGTTAAAATGCTGCAAAACGCCAAACGACACCTGGTTCTGTGGAAACGCGTCTTCAGCGACATGGGACACATATGTCTGGAATTCGAGTACCTGGACAAGAGTCTTTATGACCTCATGAGGGAGCGTCAATTTAAACATCTCCAAGTGAAGGACATTCGACCCATGGTCCATCAG CTGGCCAGCGCTCTGGACCACTTGAAGTGCGCTCACATGATTCACGCCAACATCAGTTTGAAGAACATCATGCTGATCGACCACCAGCAGCAGCCGTACAGAATCAAACTCGGCTTGGCTCAAGGCGCTTCGGTCACCAAAGAgaatgccaatgttcacagcCACCCGTATCG GTCTCCAGAGATCTTACTGGGGGCTCCGTACACCGAGGCTACTGACATGTGGTCTGTCGGCTGCGTGGCGGCTTTCCTCTACCTGGGCACTCACATGTACCCTGGCAGGAAGGAATACGAAACG ATAAAGTGCATTATGGAGACTCAAGGTCCATTTCCAGAGGATATTCTTGTCTCTGGAGAGAAGACCTGTGACTTTTTCCatggtgacaaaaaaacgaTTACTTGGAGACTGAAG ACGCCAGAACATTACCAACAAGTGACAGGATTCGCAGCACGAGACACCCGAAAGATCAAGTTGACTTCTCTCAATCATCTTCAGCAA CTCAGGCCTTGGTTTTTCGATGCCAAGCACCCAGCCGATAAGGATGTATACACAGACGACAAGCAGATGTTTGTGGACATGCTGAAGGGGATGCTCCGCCTCAACGCGTCCCAGCGGCTGACTCCGCGTCATGTCCTAGCACATCAGTTCGTCACAATGAGCCACCTGAAGCCTCATCACGACGTCAGCCTGTA TGCAAAGTCGTGCTATGAGTTGATGTCCCACTGCGAGAAGGAAGCAGCTCACATTAGCAAAAGGAAATCTTCAACCTTGCAGAGAACGTCATCAAAAATCAGTCAGAAGAAGAGGAACTCCACCACAAGAGCTCACAAGAAGTCCCATGATGCAACATACAATCCCTCCAAAAGGCTAAAAACTGCATCTGAAGATTACCGCACCAATCGACACCACCGGAATAATCAAGCCAAACAACCTGCTGGCGAAAGAAGCCTCTCCCTGACCTCGAATCCCTCAAGACTGAGGTCGAAGGATGCAAAGTACATAAAGCTGAAAACCAGATTTGCGGCACGCTTCATGGAGGAGCAAAGCGCGATGGATGAGAATCAGACTTTTCAAAGTGCTCCAGCTCGGAGCCACCACAACCCTGGACCAGGAACAAAAGCCTGGATTTTGGGGAAGGATCCTCCCAAAAGTGTACTGTAA